AGTCTCTTGCATTAATTTAGAAAGACCAAATGCCACATTCTCAAAACAATGGAATAACTTCCAACCCTAAAGGCAACACTGCTTATAAAATCGATACAACTAAAAAGGCATCACAGTAATCACTACTAAAAAGCACTTACAGTTTTCCAGCCATCTGGATCTAGGAAAGAGGTAATCTTGGTATTGAGACCTGGAATTGGCCCAGCTGGTCGAGTAATCTTTCCTCCAAGCTCTTGAGTGACCAGGCTGACAACCTCAGCACTTTTGTATACATCATCAGTGCCAATAGCAACCTGCAGAGAATACCacagtgacaaaaaaaaaaaaattggtggcAGAAGTTTCCATAATGAAGAAAACTAGTCCAAGaggaaataataatataataaattgacCTGTGCATATGCATTTCCCTTGGTATATTCGGTCACACCATAATTGTAAGTCAATTCTAGAACAGTTGTCTCATGTTCTTCTGCATATCCCAACATGGCTATGGTGTACTGTCACATACATGCAACACAGATTAAGGAATTCTATAAGCCCTTTGGTGGCTTAAAGAAGACTAATCTGCTTCTGCTAAGATTGCTGTGTATATCATATGAGAAAACAAACCTTGTATTCAGGTCTATCAACCTTCTTCACCACCCTCATTCCCAAGGCCTGCATAGAAGGGAAACCAAAAAGATCAGGAAGATCATATTGGAAGAACATAGACGaattttatgtatattattatatcaATCGTGTCAAGCTTTAATGTGCTTATGTGGTACAAGAATCAAAGGCTAATAGCTACAAAAAAAAGTTCCAGGCTTCCTCCTGTAAACTGAGACCGGTCTTCAATCTTTTCTAATTGATCATACAAGAAAATAATCCTCTGACACTTCAAATGCATAAATTATGCACTTATAAGAATATGCTGGGTGACTTTTGATATACATGcacacgatatatatatatatatctattaatcAAACCATCAAATTTATAACATATGCACTTAAAAGTGTCATTGCTTATACCTTTTCATAGAACTTGATAGATCGATCCAAATCACCAACACGAAGCATTACTTGACAGAGTGGCTCAGGAGTTGGGCCTCTTTGGATAAGTTCAAACACATAACCATCGGGGTCCTTAACAAAGGCAATGACACTTTTCCCACCTTTAACAGGACCAGGCTCTCTAGTGATAACCCCACCCTTAGCCCGGATGTCTTCAACCAATTTGTAAACCTACAAGTTCAGGCCATGCATAACAAGTGTCAGCACTAAAACAGAAATCAGATCAAAGTCACTCTACAATGGAGAATGATACTTACATCTTGAGATGCAATAGCAAAATGACCAAAACCAGATCCAATATCATATGACGTCACACCATAATCTGTAAACAATATCAAACTAATTTCTCAgagatcatatatttttttggggaTAAGTGAATAGCATTTCGTGAGTTGGAGATCataaagttaacaaaaactAAAGGCATAATCATGCACTCAGTAAGAATCTCACCCACTTAGTAGAAGTATCAACTGTCACAAAATGCTCTCTATAccttttccatttttataatttggaaTCATTTTATTAAGCTACTTCTACCAACAAATTGagtattgaaaaatgatattcatcCCTAGATATACAAGTGTAGAGGTAACGAAGGGGAACATGACCAAGTATTTGATATAGTACTCTCTTTACCATATCTATAAATCACATCCTAGGCATTGAGCAACATGCcaataaattcaaatatcaGGGCCAAAAcaatctttttaactttttgataagtagcAACAAAACAATCTTAGTAATGGAAAAACAAACCTTAAAGCATTCTAAACAAGGAATCCCTAAAACAGACCATTATCTTGCTGTGGTtcaaaataaagtaataatgCTTCAACAGAGGGCACTAACAGATCAGATCAAGGCGCCGATAACAAGTTTAACCACTACTCAGTGTACCATGAGAAAATAAAGTTCGAGGTAACAAGTCTAAGCAACTCACTGTACGTCAATTCCACAACAAAATTAGACTCTTCTGagccaaacccaagaaaagCATTAGAGTATTTCTCTTCAGGAATGTCCCTTTTCCTCAGCAGCTTCATCCCAAAACATTCAGTATAAAACCTGAAACCCAAGAAAAGCATTAGAGTATTTCTCTTCAGGAATGTCCCTTTTCCTCAGCAGCTTCATCCCAAAACAttcagtataaaaaaaataaaaattctagcATAGCCAATtcacaaaactcattaaaaacTTCAACAGCAATGCCTTTAACCACGTACTTGATTGCACGGTCAAGATCACCAACACGATAGACCGCATGGAGGAATCGGCGCTTATCCTTCTTAGGCCATTCAAGCAACTCAGCATTAGGAACAGTTACAGGTTCAGCCTCAGCCATTACAAAACCGAATCAATGCAATTTACCTGTGTCAATCCATCATGAAATGAATCCAAGAGAAGTATTCTTTTGCCCCAAATTATCTAGTTTCATCCATATATTGTATTATaacacacataaaaaataaatattttattataagtacAAACCACAAGCAGCGAAAAACCCATAATGGTGGTTACCGTTCATTCTTACCCCACCACAATTACATGGACAAATATTGGGTCAAAATAGctaaaataatgagaaattgCCTCCATTAATAGTTAACTATGATCAGGATCCTCGGTGGCTCTACAGTGGAGCTTCTAAATCCTAGCGGATAACAATATACAATTATTAAATCCTACGAAACTtgacccatttaattaaaaacaccaGTTCAGAACTCTGCCACAATCCGACCCCCAAATAACGTTCTCTTTCATACGCGTCGCAAACAAAGTTGTAAGGAAAAATAACATAAGATCAAGCCAA
This genomic interval from Juglans regia cultivar Chandler chromosome 3, Walnut 2.0, whole genome shotgun sequence contains the following:
- the LOC109020833 gene encoding lactoylglutathione lyase GLX1-like isoform X2; amino-acid sequence: MAEAEPVTVPNAELLEWPKKDKRRFLHAVYRVGDLDRAIKFYTECFGMKLLRKRDIPEEKYSNAFLGFGSEESNFVVELTYNYGVTSYDIGSGFGHFAIASQDVYKLVEDIRAKGGVITREPGPVKGGKSVIAFVKDPDGYVFELIQRGPTPEPLCQVMLRVGDLDRSIKFYEKALGMRVVKKVDRPEYKYTIAMLGYAEEHETTVLELTYNYGVTEYTKGNAYAQVAIGTDDVYKSAEVVSLVTQELGGKITRPAGPIPGLNTKITSFLDPDGWKTVLVDNEDFLKELHQ
- the LOC109020833 gene encoding lactoylglutathione lyase GLX1-like isoform X1, which translates into the protein MAEAEPVTVPNAELLEWPKKDKRRFLHAVYRVGDLDRAIKFYTECFGMKLLRKRDIPEEKYSNAFLGFGSEESNFVVELTYNYGVTSYDIGSGFGHFAIASQDVYKLVEDIRAKGGVITREPGPVKGGKSVIAFVKDPDGYVFELIQRGPTPEPLCQVMLRVGDLDRSIKFYEKALGMRVVKKVDRPEYKYTIAMLGYAEEHETTVLELTYNYGVTEYTKGNAYAQVAIGTDDVYKSAEVVSLVTQELGGKITRPAGPIPGLNTKITSFLDPDGWKTVLVDNEDFLKELHQ